A region of the Armatimonadota bacterium genome:
CCGGAGGGCTTACATTTTCCGTGCCCGATGAGGCCTCGGTGAGAAGATACTCTAGGCCAGGGAATAACCCGTCGCTTTTCTTGCTACCGAAACCGCCATCCCCGACATAAACCGTTGGCCCGAGGAAGCATGCAATATCAATGTTCTTTTCTGCTGTCATGGAGTGCGAGACGTTTATAATCGGTTTGAGGGTATCGAGGGTGAAACTCCATCGGAACTTGCAAGGGGATGTACCGAGATTCTGAGTCGCTGTGAATATCACGGTTGGCTTGCCATTTTGCATCTCGGTTTGCGCATTCTTCGGATATAGTGCTATGCCATTTGACGACGGCATATTCGGCAACTGCACAAAGCCTAATGGCGCGCCAGATGCTACCTGTGTCCATCCTTTTTCCCGCGGAACGCTGAGCATCCATCCCGTGTACCCCGCATTGTTCTTTACAAAAGTCATTCGGACGAATGGGTTTTGGAGCACTATTGTTCCGTCTTGCAATTTTTTGCATTCGGCTTTCTTTGGTTCAGGAATTGAGATGGTAGGGCGAACTGAAATAGCTCGTTCGATTGTCTTGTCTGCTATGGGATTACCATTCTCAAGTATTTTGACTGTAGCTGCGATAATGTCCGCCTTAGGTACGCTTATGTTACGCCAAACGATGGTTTTTTGTTCTCCAGGATAGAGGGGCCCGACAGATTGAACTGCGTAAGCTTTTGAAATGCTTTTAGTCTTTGCGCTTGCTAAGGCAGAAATACTTCTTATTGTTAGTTGAGCTTTGACATTGGCACTTTGGCCTAACAGTCCTTTACCAGCGTTTTTCACCACACATCGCATTTCCAGGGGCTTATCGCCGAAGATAAGAGCATTTGGGGGACTAAAAGATAGTATTTGGAGTTGGGGTTCAAAGGCGAAGATTCCAATTTGTTCTGCTTTTCCGCCAACGGTTTTTACTTGTACTGCTGAGGGCTTCGAGGAACAAAGGTCAAATTCAACGGCAGTTAGGCTTTTTGGCGTTAATGGAATTTTTATGCCCTTTCCGCTGGGCGAACCAGATTTGGAGATAGGTATTAGCTCCAGTGAAACTCCATCCTGAGATGCTTTGGCAGTGACAATGCCTGCGCATGCGGTAGCAAGGCCATTTTTGCCTAGCTGGTTTGCTCCTAGGCGCAAAATTTGCGGTTCTCCCCAAGCCGCCCAGTCATAGTTGGAGTTTGATTTTGCATCTGTGACAAATACAATATTAACTTTCTTGCCGGCTTTTTCTGTTAAATCAGCTGCTCCGTAAGACCAACCTGTGGTAGTTAGGTCTCTAGTGAAAACTTCAAGGCCGTCAATGCGGAGTATAAACTTTACACCATCCGAGGGATGGTCTGGGTCATTAGTAACAAAGCCATCTGCCATTCCGGCGCTAAATATCATTACTAGGCGCTCGCCTTTTCCAATCGTCGGTAATGTAATGTTATAGGTGGCTGTTGCCTCCCCCGAGGTAGGGTGAAGGGCTATTGAGTATTTCCTTACCTTGCCTGAAGTAAATGCCTTTGCTCCTGTGCCTGCAGATAGAGCATTGAATATTTTTGCATCTTCAAAGTGCTTTGCAAAGTCATAGACGACAGCAGCGCCGCTTGCGTAAATCCGCGCTGGCATTATAAGCAGGGTTGCAATTAATATGAGGTAAATGGTTTTCATGTTACCAACTCCTTAACCGTTATGGGCTATGAGATTATAAAATTGCATTGGTTAGAGTGTCAAACTATCCAAGGGCTTTAAATAAAAACGCCGGCTATGGAAATAAAGCCGGCGTTTTTCTAAGCTACATTTAGCGTGTTTTACACGTTTTGAAGCTTGCCTGCAAAGAATTGATCGTATGCACCAAGATCTAAGAGACCATGGCCGCTTAGATTGAATAGGATTACTTTTTCCTTACCTTCTTGCTTGGCGCTTATTGCTTCGTCGAGAGCAGCTTTGATAGCATGCGCACTTTCAGGAGCTGGTATGATTCCCTCGCTTCGAGCGAATCCTACGGCAGCCTCAAACACAGATAGCTGTGGATATGCTCTTGGTTCGATGTGGCCTTTCTTGACCAGGAAGCTCACAAGTGGAGCCATTCCATGATAGCGCAATCCACCAGCATGAATGCTTGGTGGGATGAAATCGCTGCCAAGTGTGTGCATCATTAGAAGTGGAGTCATTTTTGCTGTATCACCGAAGTCGTACATATACTGACCCGTGGTGAGTGTTGGGCATGCTGTAGGCTCGATTGCAAGAAACTTAATGTTTTTGCCGTTGAATTTATCGGGCATGAATGGGAATGCAAGACCCGCAAAGTTGCTTCCGCCACCAACGCAACCAATGATAACGTCTGGATTGCACCCAGCCATCTCCATTTGTTTCTTTGCTTCGAGACCAATCACTGTTTGGTGCATAAGCACGTGGTTTAGAACACTGCCTAGCGAATATTTCACGCCCTCGTTTGTGACAGTGTCCTCGAGGGCTTCACTAATTGCTATTCCAAGGCTACCTGTGCAATTAGGGTCTTGTTCGAGGATTTTCCTGCCAAATTGGGTTTGTGTGCTTGGACTTGGGTATATTTTTGCACCGTACATTTGCATTAAAGACTTTCGGTAGGGCTTTTGTTCGAAGCTTACTTTAACCATATAGACGGTGCATTCAAGGCCAAAAAAGCAGCATGCCATGGAAAGGGCACTTCCCCATTGGCCAGCGCCTGTTTCAGTGGCGATTCTCTTTGTGCCTTCTTTCTTGTTGAAGTATGCCTGAGCCACTGCAGTGTTGGGTTTGTGACTTCCAACTGGGCTAACTCCTTCCCATTTGTAAAAAATCTTGGCGGGGGTGCCGAGTGCTTTTTCCCATCGGGTTGCTCTAATTAGTGGGGTGGGTCGCCATATGCTCAAGACGTCAAGAATTTCCTCAGGGATGTCTATCCATCGCTGCTGGCTGACTTCTTGTTCAATTAGCGACATCGGAAAAATTGGCGCCAGGTCCTGCGGGCCGGCAGGCTGTTTTGTAGCCGGGTGGAGGGGTGGGGGCGCTGGCTCGTCGAGGTCAGCTTGAATGTTATACCACTGCCTTGGTAGGTCCTTGGGATTTAAGAAGAATTGCCTTTCGTCCATATTTTTGCTCCTTAAATTTGTTTTCTTTTTGTTGCCCGTTGGTTCTAAAACTAGAACTATCTTGCTAGCCTTTATTGGGACAATTCGAAAGGAAACCTCAACAATAGTATTACTCACTGATAAAAAAGTCAATATGTTCCGTTGACACTTGCTTTCCAAGGGTGTAATCTACTCTTGTTACAGCGAAAATTATTTAGTGAGGGCAAGGATGCGCATAATTTTAATAGTGGCAGTGCTACCTCTAGTTCTTTGCGCAATCATTTCCTCAGTAGCAGCTCAAGAAGTACCAGAAGAAAGTACAAGCAATGCTTCTGCAGAGTTGGCAACGAGTGGAATGGTGATAGATGGTATCCCCGAACTTCACTTTGGAAAAGGGAGAGACTGCACCTTTTTTGGTGCACTAAGTACTTGCCTATGCCATCTGGGAGAGCAAGTGACTTATGAGTACCTAATGGGCGTGTCTGGGGCCGCATTCGCAACCAGGTTCCGAAAAGATTGGTCTGTGTTATCTGCTGATCCAACGGTCGTACCAGACCATACAAAAGCTGCTTTACAAGCTGTTGGTTATTCATATGAATGGATAGGTTCAGGGATGCAGACTGCCCAGCAGTTGGTAATAGACAGTATTGATAGAGGTGTCCCTGTGGTTGCTATGCAATTGGCTAACTATTTGGATTGGGGGCTGATTGTAGGATACTCCAGGGGTGGCGATATTTGGGTTTGCCGCACCTATCATGACAAAGGAGCGGATTACTCCAAGGCGGCGAAACTTCCGCCAACCATGCTTATTCTTGGCCAGAAAAGCGAGCCCCCAAGTACCGATGAATTGCTCAAGCGCTCGGTCGAATTGGCTGTTCAATTTGCCAAAGGCGAGAAAAGACCATCGGATTCAAGGTTTGAATCCGGGTTAAAAGCATTTGATGCTTGGGCAGATGCGCTTCAGTCCTCCGAACTTGCACAGACTACAGGTAGGCAACTTGAGATCCTTCAACACATCAACGCATGGCTCTATAGCTGTTTGGTGGATGCCCGGACAGCTGGCGTGGCGTATCTTAGGTGGGCTGCCAAACTACTGAAGGGTGATGCAGCAAAACACCTCAACGAAGCTGCCAATCTATATGATGAAGAGGTCAAGCTCCTTAAAGATGGACGGGAAGCTGTACCTTATCCTTCCAAAAATGAATCCGAGGTGAGATGGACCGCAGAACTGCGTGCAAAACAAATTGAGGTGTTGAGGGCGGCGCTCGAAAAGGAGAAAGAGGCGATTGCAAATCTTGAAAAAGCAATATCTAGCTTCAATGCGAACGAGGCAGTGGGACCATAAAAGTAAGGCTTTACTACTACTATTGCTAGTTATCGCTGGACTTTTTAACATGGTTGATAAATTATGCGCAGAATCAGATATTCCAAGCAAGACTAGTCGGTCGCTAACCTCGGAAGCCGAAATTCGACAAATTCGCGAAAACATAGCGAATTACCAAAGGGCTAAGGAAATTGCGAGTCAAATTTTAAAGGCAGCTGATGAATGGGTTGCATTATCAGACCGCTATGTTTGGGAGATGATTCCACCTTCCGATATTCCACGTGCTTTTAACTCTTCTTTTGAGGGATGCCCTGTCCATGGAAAGGAGTACTTCAAATTTGGCAATTACTCCTGGAAAATGGACCCATTTAACAAACCTTGGAAGATTGTTTGTCCTGTCGGTGGTGAGGAATATCCATCAAATGATTTTTGGGCTTATTACAAAACAAAAGATAGGAGTTTGCTTACCGGAGATTACCCGGATGATGGTTGGGGCTGGCGAAAACCAGGCGATAAATATAAACATTGGTTCGTAGGCTATTACTGCCATTGGCTCTGGTATAAATATATAATTCCCGCGGTTCAAAACCTTAGTTTTGCTTATCAAATAACTGGCGATGCAAAGTATGCTCGGAAAGCAATCTTAATGCTTGACAGGATTGCCGAACTCTACCCTTCTATGGACCACAACAAGCAGTCCAGGTATGCTACGGAGTTTAACCCTAAATACCAAGGGAAAATTCTTAATTGCATATGGGAGACTGGGGTTGTGTCGCAGCTGGCTATAGCCTATGACAATGTTTTCGATATCCTTGCTGCTGAAGGACAATTTGTTGCTAACGATTCCGATTCCCCGCTAACCGGAAAAACCAACGCTGAAATTCGTCAGAATATTGAAAAGAACCTGCTCAGAGAGGCAGTCCAAGCTGTATTTGCTGGTAAGATTCAGGGCAACTATGGAATGCACCAGCGCACCCTCCTTATTCTAGCACTTGTACTTCAAGACGAAAAACTAAAACAGCGTGTGGCTGATTACATCATGAACAACAACGACGGTCGTTTAGCTCATGAAGGATACAGCTATGCGTTAGATAACTTCATACTTCGTGAAGGGATAGCATTCGAATCGGCACCAGGTTACTGTCTGGGTTGGTGTAGTAATTTGCATTGGGTGGCGGAGTATTTGGACAGGCTTGGAGTGAATATCTATTCCCATTCCAAACTCAAGCGTATGTTTGCCGCCTACAACGAACTCAAGGTGCTTAGTATGTTTACGCCTGCAATTGGTGATTCGGGCGACGTCAGTTCTGGCGCTATCGAGATGCCTACACAAATAGCTAGGAAAGGATTACAGCTTTTTGGCAGTCCAGAGTTCGCTCGAAGCCTTCTGGAAAGAGGAGTTTTCGGAGAAAAGTCATTCGGAAGCTACTTTGACCTGCGATATCCGCCTTTGGAAGAGAACGAGCTAAGAAAAATTGCTGAGAAAACAGCAGAGAAGCATTCTGGCAGTCGGAATCTAGGCGGATATGGCCTTGCTATATTAGAAGTGGGCAAGAAAAGAGATGGCGTGGGTGCGGCAATATATTACGGTCCCGCATGCGCTGGTCACGCACATTTTGACAGACTGTTCATGGAAGTTTACGGCTATGGGAAAAAGCTAATTCCAGACTTTGGCTATCCACAATTCGCTGCAGAATCAAAGGATCCACCTGCTTGGGAGCGAAATACCCTCAGCCACTACACCGTGACTGTTGATGCATCCCGTCAAGCAACTCAAAAGAAAGGGATTTTAAACCAATTTGCTGTTACGCCCGAAGTTCGCATGAGCGATATCTCTGCACCCGATGCCTACCCGCATTTGGACGAATACCGGCGCGTAACACTTTTAATCGGGAGTAAAGATGAAAATCCATATTTTGTTGATTTCTTTATCGTCAAGGGAGGAAAGTCTCACGATTACAGCATTCATGGCTTTACAGACTCAATTGCAACCGAGGGCATAGAACTTTCCGCACCGCAAGTTAAGGGTACACTTGCAGGAGAAAATGTGCCTTATGGATTTCTTTATGACGATTTGGAATTGGAAGAGCCTGACAAAACCAGGTCCTATCATTCTTATAAAGGAAGCGGCTATTCCTACCTATATAATGTCCAGCGCGGCATTCCATCGCGTACATGGTCGGCGACGTGGGCTGATAATGAAGTTGGCATTCGGGCTATTTTTCCGTTGCAAGATGTTTCCGAAGTCGTTGTGGCTGATGGCAATCCTCCAAAACGACCAGGTAGTCCGGAGTCGCTCAAGTATGTTCTTATTCGGAATTCAGGCAATGAGTGCCTTCATAGTCGCTTTATTTGTGTGCTTCAGCCATTCAAAGTACAACAAAAGCTTCCCAAACCGCTTGAAGTTCGCCGAATCAAAACTGAAGGAGGCGACATCATAAGAATAAAAAGCGAGCATGGTGTTGATTATGTTTACCTTGCGGAGGATCCTGTAAGAGAAGTCAAGGTTGGTGGGCTTTTGGTTAGCGGTTCGTGTGTTGTGCTTAGAATGGATGCCCAGCATAAGCTAAAGTCAATTTTTATAGCAGGCGGCGGCAAAATTTGTCAAGGTTTGCTCTCCGTTGAAACCGGTCCGTCGCAGAAGGGTCGCGTTCTGTCGGTTGATTTTGAAAAGAACGAAATTACTATTGAGGCTGATTTGGAGGCTAACAGTCTTATTGGAAAAACAATCCTTTTTGGACGCTCGAACTATCGCATTGAGTATGCACATAGGAAAGCCAAAAAGTTGATACTTGGATTTGGCGAGTACAGTCCTCGGACTGGCAAAGTTGTTCTAGATTCGTTTGATGAGAAAGGCGGATTTTTTACAACTAAGAATCTTTTATACTTTTCGGCTTCGGGGTGCTACAAGGATTCATGGCTTATTAATGAGGATTTCTCGTCATGGCACCGCGTTGCGGACGTTGAAGGTGGCAAGATAATTCTCAAGGATGCGGCCAATCTCAAGTCGGGGTTTGTGGATAAGAACGGCGATGGAAGAATAACGGCTTATTTTTATGATGTTGCCCCAAGCCAGGAATATGAAATACCGGCGCTATGTTTTATTGGGCGTAACACGAATGGCTGGTGTATTGATTCCAACACCCAGGTGAGGGCTGGACTACCAGATGGTTCAAAGCTTTACCAATGAGCAAAAACCATGTTGGTTAAACGGCATTTTGCTTCAGGTCTTCGTTTTTGGTTTGCTATCCCAATGCCTCCAAATCTACCACACATGCTCCACGGCTAAAGGTAACGACACGGCGCTGATCTTTTATGGATGCTAGGGCGTTTTCTAGGTTTTCCAATTGCTCGATGGCCGATGCGCGTTCGAATGAGTCCGGTTCGTAGTATCGGAGGACATCTTGAAGAATCTGGCGATATTCCTCGAAGTTTTCGCGTTTGCCGTAGTACTCTTCATCAAGGTATTCGCACATTGCTTGGGATTGGTTCTCACGTACGAGAATTGAAACGCATCCGCCTTTGCCTGCGCCTGTAAGCTTGCTTCCAAGATATCCAGGCCCGCGCCTTGCAATGTTTATCAGTCGGTCGAGTTGGGAGTTCGAAACTCTGAAATCAAATGCAAGGATATGCTGAAGTTGCTCCACGAGCTCGCCCACCATTACGCGGTATCGGTCATATTCAGGCGAATCTACAGTGAGCTCGCCTCGTTTCAACCGATTCTCAGCTTCGAGGAATATTTTCTCCAATTTTCTGCCAATTATATTTTCCTTATAAAAAAACCTTGCCGTTGTGCGCGTGTGATACCCGCCGATGGACCTTTTTGGTTTGGTATAAAGTTGTTCAATAGTTTCTCTATCCTTCCCAAGGATACGTGCTGCCTCATCAGGGGTGATTTTTACTGGCAGGAGAAGAATTAGCTCCTCGATGGCTGCATTGGGAATGCCCAAGATGTCTTCATCTAGGCTGCCGAATTTGTGATAATTTGCCTCGATTTTGTCCCAATATTCAGGATGTGTTTCCAAAAGATGGGGTTCATTCTCAACCTCGAAGCCAAAGCGCTTTTTAATTAGGTTGGACAGCCAGCCTGAACCATGAGCTTTGCCCTGGTTGCGTGCGTCCTTTACCTCGGCTATAATCAGCTTCATTAATTCATCGCCCAGTTCCATCCAACCTTTTCTCATATTGAAGCTTTGGTTGCCTGTTAGTGACTTATTTACCTCCCACAGCGAGTTTGCCAACACGACGTGGACTCCCCTTAAGAAGGGCAGGGGAGTGGATTCGAGCGGTGTCCGTGAGTGCCGGTTGTAGAGTACGCAATTTGGCATATTCCGCAAAATCGTTGTCTGGTCATTTGCGCCGCCGTGTGTGCCGACATACCACTCTGCCTCGCCGAGCATTTTGCATATTTCTGGCACTTCCCATGATGGCAGGCGGTCACGATTTGAGAGATAAAGCGCTAGGAATGAGAGTACAACGACTGCCGATGATGAGCTTGTTCCCGCGCGGAATGGTGCGGTTGCACGCCCGAAGGATATGTCAGCACCTTTTAGTTCCAGCGAAGGCGAGTCCCACATCACTCGAAGATAGGGACTAATAACGTAGTTCGTCCATTTGCCTTGTGGTCTGCCGAAGTGTGGAATTACCAGTGTTCTGTTGTCCCAATTATCAGCCATTCTTGCATGTCGGCATAAAGGCTCATCTGCAAAGCGTCTAAACTCCGCCGAGATGGATAATTCTTCGGGAGGAAAAAGAGGATTAATGTTCGCAAGGTTTAGTGTGTTATCTTCTCTTGGTGAAACACAGGCGGGCACATCACCGTCAATCGTGGTTGACATGTGGTCTCCAGCACACATGTCGAGATACTCAAGGAACGCATTTAGTCGTCCAGGTGCACGGATTAGGAAAGTAGGTCGGTTGCCAACTCGCTCTGCATGAAACTTTGCAACTTCTGCCAGCCGCTTCCTTTGCGCTGCAATGTAGTCGGGCTGTGAGTTTGCGTAAATTTCTTCGCCTAGATATCGGTCAATTGCAGGTCCTCCAGCCTCAAGCATGCGCACAATTTCTAACGCTGGCATAGGTTTTGCGGATATTGTAAACGTCTTTGAATCTTCAATAGACATAGCCATACCCAAAAAGATTACCGCAACGCTTTAAGTGGAGTCAATAGATCTCCAAGCACAAAACAAGAAATTGTTTAATATTCTTTTGAATGAAGAAAGAGAGCTTCCTAGTCGAATGCCATATTGATAATGCCAGGGAATAAAAAAATTATTTTGGAAGTGCAATAAGTGGGCTGGTTTTAGCAATTGGCTATTCTCGGACAGTTTCATCGTTTTGCAGTTCTTGTGCAGGACGGATATGCACGACACGGCCTTCAATTGAGAGACGACCTTCTGCGAAAAGCTGGATTGCCTCAGGATATGCTTTGTGTTCCTGGACTAGCACCCGCGCTGCCAGCGTTTCTGGTGTGTCTCCTTCCTCGACGGGCACGACTTTCTGGAGTATTATTGGCCCGGTATCGTATTCCTCATCGACGAAGTGGACTGTGCAACCGGAGTATTTGACTCCATATTCGAGTGCGGCGCGGTGAACGTGCTCGCCAAACATTCCTTTCCCGCAAAACATCGGGATGAGCGCAGGATGAATGTTCATTATCCGCCAGCGGTAGGCGCTTACAACATTGGCGGGAAGTATTCTCATATAGCCGGCAAGACAGAGGAGGTCTATTTTGTGTTCAGCTAAAACATCAAGAATGGCTTTGCCATATGCTTCGTCGCTTTCGTATGCTTTTGGTTTAATCTCAACCGCCAAAATGCCTTGACTTCTAGCACGCTCCA
Encoded here:
- the purN gene encoding phosphoribosylglycinamide formyltransferase → MTNNPKSINIAVMVSGHGRGSNMQAIIDACKEGRITGRVAVVIGVKDDAPAMERARSQGILAVEIKPKAYESDEAYGKAILDVLAEHKIDLLCLAGYMRILPANVVSAYRWRIMNIHPALIPMFCGKGMFGEHVHRAALEYGVKYSGCTVHFVDEEYDTGPIILQKVVPVEEGDTPETLAARVLVQEHKAYPEAIQLFAEGRLSIEGRVVHIRPAQELQNDETVRE
- a CDS encoding heparinase II/III family protein; its protein translation is MVDKLCAESDIPSKTSRSLTSEAEIRQIRENIANYQRAKEIASQILKAADEWVALSDRYVWEMIPPSDIPRAFNSSFEGCPVHGKEYFKFGNYSWKMDPFNKPWKIVCPVGGEEYPSNDFWAYYKTKDRSLLTGDYPDDGWGWRKPGDKYKHWFVGYYCHWLWYKYIIPAVQNLSFAYQITGDAKYARKAILMLDRIAELYPSMDHNKQSRYATEFNPKYQGKILNCIWETGVVSQLAIAYDNVFDILAAEGQFVANDSDSPLTGKTNAEIRQNIEKNLLREAVQAVFAGKIQGNYGMHQRTLLILALVLQDEKLKQRVADYIMNNNDGRLAHEGYSYALDNFILREGIAFESAPGYCLGWCSNLHWVAEYLDRLGVNIYSHSKLKRMFAAYNELKVLSMFTPAIGDSGDVSSGAIEMPTQIARKGLQLFGSPEFARSLLERGVFGEKSFGSYFDLRYPPLEENELRKIAEKTAEKHSGSRNLGGYGLAILEVGKKRDGVGAAIYYGPACAGHAHFDRLFMEVYGYGKKLIPDFGYPQFAAESKDPPAWERNTLSHYTVTVDASRQATQKKGILNQFAVTPEVRMSDISAPDAYPHLDEYRRVTLLIGSKDENPYFVDFFIVKGGKSHDYSIHGFTDSIATEGIELSAPQVKGTLAGENVPYGFLYDDLELEEPDKTRSYHSYKGSGYSYLYNVQRGIPSRTWSATWADNEVGIRAIFPLQDVSEVVVADGNPPKRPGSPESLKYVLIRNSGNECLHSRFICVLQPFKVQQKLPKPLEVRRIKTEGGDIIRIKSEHGVDYVYLAEDPVREVKVGGLLVSGSCVVLRMDAQHKLKSIFIAGGGKICQGLLSVETGPSQKGRVLSVDFEKNEITIEADLEANSLIGKTILFGRSNYRIEYAHRKAKKLILGFGEYSPRTGKVVLDSFDEKGGFFTTKNLLYFSASGCYKDSWLINEDFSSWHRVADVEGGKIILKDAANLKSGFVDKNGDGRITAYFYDVAPSQEYEIPALCFIGRNTNGWCIDSNTQVRAGLPDGSKLYQ
- a CDS encoding TrpB-like pyridoxal phosphate-dependent enzyme; the encoded protein is MDERQFFLNPKDLPRQWYNIQADLDEPAPPPLHPATKQPAGPQDLAPIFPMSLIEQEVSQQRWIDIPEEILDVLSIWRPTPLIRATRWEKALGTPAKIFYKWEGVSPVGSHKPNTAVAQAYFNKKEGTKRIATETGAGQWGSALSMACCFFGLECTVYMVKVSFEQKPYRKSLMQMYGAKIYPSPSTQTQFGRKILEQDPNCTGSLGIAISEALEDTVTNEGVKYSLGSVLNHVLMHQTVIGLEAKKQMEMAGCNPDVIIGCVGGGSNFAGLAFPFMPDKFNGKNIKFLAIEPTACPTLTTGQYMYDFGDTAKMTPLLMMHTLGSDFIPPSIHAGGLRYHGMAPLVSFLVKKGHIEPRAYPQLSVFEAAVGFARSEGIIPAPESAHAIKAALDEAISAKQEGKEKVILFNLSGHGLLDLGAYDQFFAGKLQNV